A part of Escherichia marmotae genomic DNA contains:
- a CDS encoding SLC13 family permease gives MNGELIWVLSLLAIAIVLFATGRVRMDAVALFVIVAFALSGTLTITEVFSGFSDPNVVLIAALFIIGDGLVRTGVATVMGTWLVKVAGSSEIKMLVLLMLTVAGLGAFMSSTGVVAIFIPVVLSVAMRMQTSPSRLMMPLSFAGLISGMMTLVATPPNLVVNSELLREGYHGFSFFSVTPIGLVVLVLGILYMLVMRFMLKGDTQAPQREGWTRRTFRDLIREYRLTGRARRLAIRPGSPMIGQRLDDLKLRERYGANVIGVERWRRFRRVIVNVNGVSEFRARDVLLIDMSAADVDLRQFCSEQLLEPMVLRGEYFSDQALDVGMAEISLIPESELIGKSVREIGFRTRYGLNVVGLKRNGVALEGSLADEPLLLGDIILVVGNWKLIGMLAKQGRDFVALNLPEEVSEASPAHSQAPHAIFCLVLMVALMLTDEIPNPVAAIIACLLMGKFRCIDAESAYKSIHWPSIILIVGMMPFAVALQKTGGVALAVKGLMDIGGGYGPHMMLVCLFVLSAVIGLFISNTATAVLMAPIALAAAKTMGVSPYPFAMVVAMAASAAFMTPVSSPVNTLVLGPGNYSFSDFVKLGVPFTIIVMAVCVVMIPMLFPF, from the coding sequence GTGAACGGTGAATTGATTTGGGTTCTCTCATTGCTGGCGATTGCGATAGTCTTGTTTGCGACGGGCAGAGTGCGTATGGATGCTGTCGCTTTGTTTGTCATTGTCGCGTTTGCATTAAGCGGTACGCTGACTATCACCGAAGTCTTTTCCGGCTTTTCCGATCCTAACGTTGTGCTGATCGCCGCCCTGTTTATTATTGGCGATGGTTTAGTTCGTACAGGCGTTGCAACCGTGATGGGGACATGGCTGGTCAAAGTTGCGGGCAGCAGTGAAATCAAAATGTTGGTTTTACTGATGCTGACAGTTGCCGGTCTTGGCGCGTTTATGAGTTCAACCGGCGTCGTCGCTATCTTTATTCCTGTTGTGTTAAGTGTTGCTATGCGTATGCAGACGTCGCCGTCGCGCCTGATGATGCCATTGAGTTTTGCCGGACTGATAAGCGGCATGATGACGCTGGTGGCGACGCCGCCTAACCTGGTGGTGAACAGTGAGCTGCTACGTGAAGGCTATCATGGTTTCAGTTTCTTTAGCGTAACCCCTATTGGCCTGGTCGTATTGGTACTTGGCATTTTATACATGCTAGTGATGCGCTTTATGCTAAAAGGGGATACCCAGGCTCCGCAGCGCGAAGGCTGGACGCGTCGCACCTTCCGCGATCTCATTCGTGAATACCGTCTTACCGGGCGTGCGCGTCGTCTGGCTATTCGTCCCGGTTCACCGATGATTGGCCAACGACTGGACGATCTCAAATTGCGTGAACGTTATGGCGCAAACGTCATTGGTGTTGAACGCTGGCGGCGTTTTCGTCGCGTTATCGTGAACGTGAACGGGGTGTCTGAATTCCGCGCGCGTGACGTTTTGCTTATTGATATGTCTGCGGCTGACGTCGATCTCCGTCAATTTTGTAGTGAACAATTGCTGGAGCCGATGGTTTTGCGCGGCGAGTATTTTTCCGATCAGGCTCTTGATGTCGGTATGGCAGAAATTTCATTAATTCCCGAGTCAGAGCTTATTGGCAAATCGGTGCGTGAAATTGGCTTTCGTACCCGCTACGGACTAAATGTGGTGGGGCTGAAACGCAACGGTGTGGCGCTGGAAGGTTCGCTGGCGGATGAGCCTCTGCTGTTGGGTGACATTATTCTGGTGGTCGGTAACTGGAAGCTTATCGGTATGTTGGCAAAACAAGGCCGCGACTTTGTGGCGTTAAACTTACCGGAAGAGGTGAGTGAAGCATCGCCCGCTCACAGTCAGGCACCCCATGCCATTTTCTGTCTGGTGTTGATGGTGGCGTTAATGTTGACCGATGAAATTCCTAATCCAGTTGCGGCTATCATTGCCTGCCTGCTGATGGGCAAATTCCGCTGTATCGATGCTGAAAGTGCCTATAAATCTATTCACTGGCCGAGCATTATTTTGATCGTTGGGATGATGCCGTTTGCTGTGGCATTGCAAAAAACCGGTGGCGTCGCGCTGGCGGTGAAAGGATTAATGGATATTGGCGGTGGTTACGGGCCGCATATGATGCTGGTCTGTTTGTTTGTCTTGTCGGCGGTTATAGGCTTGTTTATCTCTAACACTGCGACGGCGGTGTTGATGGCCCCGATTGCGCTGGCTGCTGCCAAAACTATGGGCGTATCGCCTTATCCTTTTGCCATGGTTGTGGCGATGGCAGCATCCGCTGCCTTTATGACACCAGTCTCTTCACCCGTTAACACATTGGTTTTAGGGCCGGGGAATTACAGCTTCAGTGATTTTGTGAAGCTGGGGGTTCCGTTTACCATTATTGTGATGGCGGTTTGCGTGGTGATGATCCCGATGCTGTTTCCGTTTTGA